A genome region from Alistipes dispar includes the following:
- the hpf gene encoding ribosome hibernation-promoting factor, HPF/YfiA family: protein MNVQIQSVKFDADKRLVEFVNAKMTKLDRFAERSTGAEVILKLDKDHEKGNKIATITLHMPGEDLVACHQSKAFEESVDEAIDALKRQLEKFKAKTEK from the coding sequence ATGAACGTACAGATTCAATCCGTGAAATTCGACGCCGACAAACGGCTGGTCGAATTCGTGAACGCCAAGATGACGAAACTGGACCGCTTCGCGGAACGCTCGACGGGCGCCGAAGTCATTCTGAAACTCGATAAGGACCACGAAAAGGGAAACAAGATCGCAACCATCACGCTGCACATGCCGGGCGAGGACCTGGTGGCCTGCCACCAGTCCAAGGCCTTCGAGGAGTCGGTGGACGAGGCGATCGACGCCCTGAAACGCCAGTTGGAGAAATTCAAGGCGAAAACCGAGAAATAG
- a CDS encoding tyrosine-type recombinase/integrase, giving the protein MLPEFIRYLEAERRYSPLTVRNYRRDIERFMAWLDCDDASFDPQSVTTDQVREWIIDRTEQGGIGAASMNREVSSLRTLFRWLLRTGAVTHDVMRPIASLRTPHRLPAFVPESRMKGIVGECERDSGDFAAERDALIVLMLYACGLRLAELVGIDRDDLSDDAMSLRVRGKGDKERMVPVPEPVREKILRYLDLIKRQNICDSGEKALFLTRKGERISRTAVYRTVRRELERNGVQGKKSPHVLRHTFATHLMNGGADMREIQELLGHASLQATQVYTHNSIARLREVYAKAHPREKDGK; this is encoded by the coding sequence ATGTTACCGGAATTCATACGCTACCTCGAGGCCGAACGGCGCTACTCGCCGCTCACCGTCCGCAACTACCGCCGCGACATCGAACGGTTCATGGCGTGGCTCGACTGCGACGACGCTTCGTTCGACCCGCAGAGCGTCACCACGGACCAGGTGCGCGAATGGATCATCGACCGTACCGAACAGGGAGGTATCGGCGCCGCGTCGATGAACCGCGAGGTCTCGTCGCTCAGGACCCTCTTCCGCTGGCTGCTCCGCACGGGCGCCGTCACGCACGACGTCATGCGTCCGATCGCCTCGCTCCGGACTCCGCACCGGTTGCCGGCCTTCGTGCCCGAGAGCCGCATGAAGGGCATCGTCGGGGAGTGCGAACGCGACAGCGGAGACTTCGCCGCCGAACGCGACGCGCTGATCGTACTGATGCTCTACGCCTGCGGACTGCGGCTGGCCGAGCTGGTGGGCATCGACCGGGACGACCTGTCGGACGACGCCATGTCGCTGCGCGTGCGCGGCAAGGGCGACAAAGAGCGGATGGTCCCCGTACCGGAGCCCGTCCGCGAAAAGATTCTGCGCTACCTCGACCTGATTAAGCGGCAGAATATTTGCGATTCCGGAGAAAAAGCGCTATTTTTAACACGGAAAGGAGAGCGCATATCCCGCACGGCGGTTTACCGCACGGTGCGCCGCGAACTGGAGCGCAACGGAGTGCAGGGCAAGAAAAGCCCCCACGTCCTGCGGCACACGTTCGCCACGCACCTGATGAACGGCGGCGCGGATATGCGGGAGATACAGGAGCTCCTCGGACACGCCTCGCTGCAGGCCACGCAGGTCTACACGCACAACAGCATAGCCAGGCTCCGGGAGGTCTATGCGAAGGCCCATCCCCGTGAAAAGGATGGGAAGTGA
- a CDS encoding flavin reductase family protein, with the protein MKQNWKPGTVLYPLPAVLVSCGATPEEYNMLTVAWTGTVCTTPPMCYISVRPERHSYAVIRRTGEFVINLTTRSMARATDWCGVRSGRDFDKFRETGLTPVPAERVAAPLIAEAPVSIECRVRQVLPLGTHDMFLAEVVNVQADEAYIDPATGRFCLERAEPIVYSHGEYFALGDALGRFGWSVRRKRRKQGR; encoded by the coding sequence ATGAAACAGAACTGGAAACCCGGTACGGTGCTGTATCCGCTGCCGGCGGTGCTGGTGAGCTGCGGCGCCACCCCCGAAGAGTACAACATGCTGACAGTGGCCTGGACCGGGACGGTCTGCACGACGCCGCCCATGTGCTATATCTCCGTGCGGCCCGAGCGGCATTCCTATGCGGTCATCCGCCGCACGGGCGAGTTCGTCATCAACCTCACGACGCGTTCGATGGCGCGCGCTACGGACTGGTGCGGCGTCCGTTCGGGGCGCGATTTCGACAAGTTCCGCGAGACGGGGCTCACGCCCGTTCCGGCCGAACGGGTCGCGGCGCCCCTGATCGCCGAGGCGCCCGTCAGCATCGAGTGCCGCGTGCGTCAGGTGCTGCCGCTGGGCACGCACGACATGTTCCTGGCCGAAGTGGTGAACGTGCAGGCGGACGAAGCCTATATCGACCCCGCCACGGGGCGGTTCTGCCTCGAACGGGCCGAACCGATCGTCTATTCCCACGGCGAGTACTTCGCGCTGGGCGATGCGCTGGGCCGTTTCGGGTGGTCGGTCCGCCGGAAACGGCGGAAGCAGGGGCGGTGA
- a CDS encoding helix-turn-helix domain-containing protein translates to MKNPLLLHDLLYIGEHQTCNHYRADVGSGFIYEELEAGETERLDTVRRNHLLILLEGRCSLDCNQFSGRDFSAGEMILVPRSAAFSGRTLTRVRLLDMAFEKPESGCDRLVLQSYHTLCRQLRYDFRPTEIRYPLTAFFDLLVFCLKNGMSCAHLHEMKHRELFFYLRGFYSKEEIAGLFYPIVSRSFDFRNFVFENYRKVHSLKELIDLSPMSRSTFLRRFKSEFNDTAHDWMLKQTCQRIVGEIACPETTIKDLMAKFGFDSHSSFNRFCKANFHCTPSELIRRYRKDVSCR, encoded by the coding sequence ATGAAAAACCCCCTTTTGCTGCACGACCTATTATATATAGGCGAACACCAGACCTGCAACCACTACCGGGCCGACGTCGGGAGCGGCTTCATCTACGAAGAGCTCGAAGCCGGCGAAACGGAACGGCTCGACACCGTGCGGAGGAACCACCTGCTGATCCTGCTGGAAGGGCGCTGCTCGCTCGACTGCAACCAGTTCTCGGGCCGCGACTTCTCGGCCGGCGAGATGATCCTCGTACCGCGTTCGGCGGCGTTCAGCGGACGGACGCTCACACGGGTCCGGCTGCTGGACATGGCCTTCGAGAAACCCGAGAGCGGCTGCGACCGGCTCGTGCTGCAAAGCTATCACACGCTGTGCCGGCAACTGCGCTACGATTTCCGCCCCACCGAGATCCGGTATCCGCTCACCGCCTTCTTCGACCTGCTCGTCTTCTGCCTGAAGAACGGCATGAGCTGCGCGCACCTGCACGAAATGAAACACCGGGAGCTCTTTTTCTATCTGCGCGGGTTTTACAGCAAGGAGGAGATCGCCGGGCTCTTCTACCCGATCGTCAGTCGGTCGTTCGACTTCCGCAATTTCGTCTTCGAAAACTACCGGAAGGTGCATTCGCTCAAGGAGCTGATCGACCTCTCGCCCATGAGCCGCAGCACCTTCCTGCGCCGGTTCAAGAGCGAGTTCAACGACACGGCCCACGACTGGATGCTGAAACAGACATGCCAGCGCATCGTCGGAGAGATCGCCTGTCCGGAGACGACGATCAAGGACCTCATGGCCAAGTTCGGCTTCGACTCGCACAGCAGCTTCAACCGCTTCTGCAAAGCGAATTTCCACTGTACGCCGTCGGAGCTGATACGCAGATACCGCAAGGACGTGTCATGCAGATAG
- a CDS encoding DUF3575 domain-containing protein, whose protein sequence is MNRVLLPFLLMLFCGIAEAHAQRLAVKSNLLYDATTTVNLALEAGFSARWSVDLSGNLNPWTFSGNRKVKHWLVQPEIRRWNCEAFNRGFWGVHLLGGQYNAGGFRVPLLPTLRHTRYQGWMVGGGISYGYHWYLGAHWNLEATVGLGYIYTRYDRFECYRCGRVTGRDEHHGYWGPTRIGISVVYLFNHK, encoded by the coding sequence ATGAACAGAGTTTTACTGCCGTTTCTATTGATGCTGTTTTGCGGAATCGCGGAGGCGCATGCGCAGCGGCTGGCCGTCAAGAGCAACCTGCTCTACGATGCGACGACGACGGTCAATCTGGCGCTGGAGGCGGGATTCTCCGCGCGCTGGTCCGTGGACCTCTCGGGGAATCTCAATCCGTGGACTTTCTCCGGCAACCGGAAGGTGAAGCACTGGCTGGTGCAGCCCGAAATCCGGCGGTGGAACTGCGAGGCGTTCAACCGTGGCTTCTGGGGCGTGCACCTGTTGGGCGGACAGTACAACGCCGGCGGATTCCGGGTTCCGCTGCTGCCGACGCTCCGCCATACGCGCTACCAGGGATGGATGGTCGGCGGCGGCATAAGCTACGGCTACCATTGGTATCTTGGAGCGCACTGGAATCTCGAGGCGACCGTCGGTCTGGGGTATATCTATACGCGCTACGACCGGTTCGAGTGCTACCGTTGCGGGCGGGTCACCGGCCGCGACGAGCACCACGGCTACTGGGGCCCGACGCGTATCGGTATTTCGGTCGTCTATCTTTTCAATCACAAATAA
- a CDS encoding OmpA family protein, giving the protein MRKFYLLLVSLFVSLAGGSGTLRAQFRGDIRMTCKRLDVDRDDSLRLEFEFLIRNRAVNTCQSWTFVPELSTADGKHFRYFPRVVINGRNRRRMTDRRNRLTRRFWSEEQPYQTVNVADEEQTLVDYAAAVPYEEWMGGASLKLQEVLASCGGKRQLLTVALGDRIAFPALEPYVPQVSVVYCEPGPESKQRLVKGEAFLDFQVGRSAILPDFRHNGEELGKIRAVIDRIRRDGDGEITDIFIEGYASPDGNAERNAGLSLARAKALKDYLQRAYALPEGIFRVSSVGEDWSGLRQLVEESDLPDRERVLRIIDGPLTPDGKEQALRATGRTWQRLLTDIFPQLRHVDYQVRYDLRDYTFEESLSVAEHAPEKLSQMELYRIAVSYASDSARYHGFFDRILELYPDDPAANINAAASLLQRGDAAAAERCLDHAAGAIAAPDAAMASAFANNRGAALLLENRLDEAEPLLRRAADAGRAEARRNLEELERKRGDNARLERYRNISQ; this is encoded by the coding sequence ATGAGGAAATTCTATCTTTTGCTCGTTTCGCTGTTCGTCTCCCTCGCCGGAGGTTCCGGAACGCTCCGGGCCCAGTTCCGCGGGGACATTCGGATGACATGCAAGCGGCTCGACGTGGACCGCGACGATTCGTTGCGGCTGGAGTTCGAGTTCCTGATCCGGAACCGGGCCGTCAATACCTGCCAGAGCTGGACGTTCGTGCCCGAGCTGAGTACGGCGGACGGGAAGCACTTCCGCTATTTTCCGCGCGTGGTGATCAACGGGAGGAACCGGCGGCGGATGACGGATCGCCGGAACCGTCTGACACGCAGGTTTTGGAGCGAGGAGCAGCCTTATCAGACCGTGAACGTGGCGGACGAGGAGCAGACGCTCGTGGACTATGCGGCGGCGGTTCCCTACGAGGAGTGGATGGGAGGCGCCTCGCTCAAATTGCAGGAGGTGCTCGCCTCCTGCGGCGGCAAGCGGCAGTTGCTCACCGTCGCGCTCGGCGACCGGATCGCCTTCCCGGCGCTGGAGCCTTACGTTCCGCAGGTCTCGGTCGTTTACTGCGAGCCGGGGCCCGAATCCAAGCAGCGGCTGGTGAAGGGCGAGGCGTTTCTCGATTTCCAGGTCGGCCGCTCGGCTATCCTTCCCGATTTCCGTCACAACGGCGAGGAGTTGGGCAAGATCCGCGCTGTCATCGACCGGATTCGCCGGGACGGCGACGGTGAGATCACCGATATTTTCATCGAGGGCTACGCCTCTCCGGACGGAAATGCCGAGCGGAACGCCGGTCTTTCGCTGGCCCGCGCCAAGGCGCTGAAGGATTACCTGCAACGGGCCTATGCGCTTCCCGAGGGGATTTTCCGCGTGAGCTCCGTGGGCGAGGACTGGAGCGGTCTGCGCCAGTTGGTCGAGGAGAGCGATCTGCCCGACCGCGAGCGGGTGCTCCGGATCATCGACGGGCCGCTGACGCCCGACGGAAAGGAACAGGCGCTCCGGGCGACGGGCCGGACGTGGCAGCGGTTGCTGACCGATATCTTCCCGCAGCTCCGCCACGTGGACTATCAGGTGCGTTACGATCTGCGTGATTATACTTTCGAGGAGTCGCTCTCCGTGGCCGAACATGCGCCCGAGAAACTTTCGCAAATGGAACTGTACCGCATCGCGGTGTCGTATGCTTCCGATTCCGCGCGCTACCACGGCTTTTTCGACCGGATTCTCGAACTCTATCCGGACGATCCCGCGGCCAATATCAATGCGGCGGCCTCGCTTCTGCAACGGGGCGATGCGGCGGCTGCCGAGCGCTGCCTGGACCATGCGGCCGGGGCGATCGCCGCGCCGGATGCCGCGATGGCCTCGGCGTTCGCCAACAACCGCGGCGCGGCGCTGCTCCTGGAGAACCGGCTCGACGAAGCGGAACCGCTGCTGCGCCGTGCGGCCGACGCCGGACGCGCGGAGGCCCGCCGGAATCTGGAGGAGCTGGAGCGCAAGCGCGGGGACAACGCGCGTCTGGAACGTTATCGGAACATCTCGCAGTAG
- a CDS encoding Mfa1 family fimbria major subunit (Members of this family are fimbrial shaft proteins (major subunit proteins), found in the Bacteriodetes. The family is named for Mfa1 from Porphyromonas gingivalis, and is related to but distinct from the family of FimA from the species.) encodes MKMKSVLVSMLALAAVFSSCSKDGETPGQGGPGAITGDTYLSVALGGSRSARTYAANTAAGSVAESTVKSGYILTFNAQRQKLAATPLDLTKDIVLDPANQTLPGQPSGNTGNISAGEAIKVSDATKYVMIVLNPTPALEKTLKTATSFAELKDKALSDIADVVAAKDGFPMINQGVFDGTNADEGLIECSGNLFTKDNMGSSSTPQEAAKAKPVSVVVVRLVAKVGLSTPMQEVSTISSPNAIVLEDEAENAAIFLDGWLPNTTNKSYLPYSPLVYDAQNNPGKDLSIAYRQDNNYPLSPATDFDWLKNATPPSAWNTKSDPVYVIENTMSVAGQKVINTTKLVLKARFFPEDFKDTSDASKSETWFVFSSDSVGTHTELISYKDMANLLKGTASGSISADDVKMIQNLMGEIAKKASYVKTGTQEGDYDALYSDLSASATPKNPLDKIGYVAATVRDMSDLADYPGAYMQIYYKGICYYDILIKHNSNIKDKLVEGKWGVVRNNWYTLKIDKISKRGTPFIPDPTDPDIVDPSNPDENTPNEGTDAYLSVTVTVADWTTWEQGVEL; translated from the coding sequence ATGAAAATGAAATCTGTTTTGGTTTCGATGCTTGCTCTGGCTGCGGTCTTCAGCAGTTGCAGCAAGGACGGCGAAACTCCCGGACAGGGCGGTCCCGGCGCTATTACGGGCGACACCTATCTGTCCGTTGCGCTGGGCGGCTCCCGTTCCGCCCGGACCTATGCCGCCAATACGGCGGCGGGCTCGGTCGCAGAATCGACCGTCAAATCGGGATATATTCTGACGTTCAACGCCCAGCGGCAGAAACTCGCCGCCACGCCGCTCGATCTGACGAAGGATATCGTGCTGGATCCCGCCAATCAGACGCTGCCCGGACAGCCCTCGGGAAATACGGGCAATATTTCGGCCGGCGAAGCCATCAAGGTGTCCGATGCGACCAAGTACGTGATGATCGTGCTGAATCCCACGCCGGCACTCGAGAAGACGCTGAAGACCGCGACCTCCTTCGCCGAGCTGAAGGACAAGGCGCTTTCGGACATCGCCGACGTCGTGGCGGCCAAGGACGGATTCCCGATGATCAACCAGGGTGTGTTCGACGGGACCAATGCGGACGAAGGGCTCATTGAGTGCTCGGGCAATCTTTTCACCAAGGACAACATGGGTTCCAGCTCCACTCCGCAGGAGGCCGCCAAGGCCAAGCCGGTCTCCGTCGTCGTCGTGCGTCTGGTCGCCAAGGTGGGACTATCTACGCCGATGCAGGAGGTGTCCACCATCTCGAGTCCCAATGCGATCGTGTTGGAAGACGAGGCCGAGAATGCGGCCATCTTCCTGGACGGCTGGCTGCCGAACACGACCAACAAATCCTATCTGCCCTATTCGCCGCTGGTGTACGATGCCCAGAACAATCCCGGAAAGGACCTCTCCATCGCATACCGTCAGGACAACAACTATCCGCTCTCTCCCGCCACCGATTTCGACTGGCTGAAGAATGCCACGCCTCCCTCGGCCTGGAATACGAAGTCCGATCCGGTCTATGTCATCGAAAATACGATGTCCGTGGCCGGACAGAAGGTCATCAATACGACCAAACTCGTGCTGAAAGCCCGGTTCTTCCCCGAGGACTTCAAGGATACGTCCGATGCCTCGAAGTCCGAAACGTGGTTCGTATTCTCTTCGGACAGCGTAGGGACGCATACCGAGTTGATTTCGTACAAGGACATGGCGAATCTGCTGAAAGGCACGGCTTCCGGTTCCATTTCGGCGGATGATGTCAAGATGATTCAGAATTTGATGGGAGAGATCGCGAAAAAGGCCTCTTATGTGAAGACCGGTACACAGGAGGGCGATTACGATGCGCTGTATTCGGACCTGAGCGCTTCCGCTACGCCCAAGAATCCGCTGGACAAGATCGGTTATGTGGCCGCTACGGTCCGCGACATGAGCGATCTTGCCGACTATCCCGGCGCCTACATGCAGATCTATTACAAGGGCATTTGCTACTACGATATTCTCATCAAGCACAATTCGAATATCAAGGATAAACTGGTGGAAGGCAAATGGGGCGTGGTCCGCAACAACTGGTACACGCTGAAGATCGACAAGATCAGCAAGCGCGGCACGCCGTTCATCCCCGATCCCACGGATCCCGATATCGTCGATCCCAGCAATCCGGACGAGAATACGCCCAACGAGGGAACCGACGCTTACCTGAGCGTGACCGTGACGGTCGCCGACTGGACGACCTGGGAGCAGGGCGTGGAGCTCTGA
- a CDS encoding FimB/Mfa2 family fimbrial subunit — translation MSFRCIQYLRPLFAALIPLALFGACSFGDSYGDCGLYLHFTYEYNMAAADASREIDRIDLLVFDADGTYLFTETAGREELGRTDYTLPLHERLSPGTYMFLVWGGLSDDFRLSDVRSATADLQPGKTRLEDVRLTLTRVAQGVCDAELHPVWYAAPRTIAYDPGAGRRTHTIDLMKDTNRFRISLTEEGTSRADASSGGRSPYTFEIVSAGHEAYDADNRPVGADSVSFLPYRISGDLSGAAGELNTMRLLEDVPCRLVVRSVYDPDNILWSRDLIGLLEQTRPSGIALLQEYLDRQDEWTLFFNYKGDAFSGTFVALSVTINGWTIWFQGSDL, via the coding sequence ATGTCGTTTCGCTGCATCCAATACCTTCGGCCCCTTTTCGCGGCGCTGATTCCGCTCGCGCTCTTCGGCGCGTGCAGTTTCGGCGATTCGTACGGAGACTGCGGACTCTACCTGCATTTCACCTATGAATACAACATGGCCGCTGCCGATGCTTCCCGTGAGATCGACCGCATTGATCTGCTCGTGTTCGATGCCGACGGAACGTACCTTTTCACCGAGACGGCCGGCCGGGAGGAGCTCGGCCGCACCGATTATACGCTGCCGCTTCACGAGAGACTCTCCCCCGGGACTTACATGTTTCTCGTCTGGGGCGGCCTGTCCGACGACTTCCGTCTGTCGGACGTTCGCAGCGCGACTGCGGACCTGCAACCCGGAAAGACCCGGTTGGAGGATGTCCGTCTGACCCTGACGCGCGTCGCGCAGGGAGTCTGCGATGCGGAACTGCATCCCGTCTGGTACGCCGCACCCCGGACGATCGCCTACGATCCCGGAGCGGGCCGCCGGACGCATACCATAGACCTGATGAAAGACACGAACCGCTTCCGGATTTCGCTGACCGAGGAGGGAACCTCGCGTGCCGACGCCTCGTCGGGCGGCCGGTCTCCCTATACGTTCGAGATCGTTTCGGCCGGGCACGAGGCCTACGACGCGGACAACCGGCCCGTCGGCGCGGACTCCGTGTCGTTCCTGCCGTACCGGATTTCGGGCGACCTGTCCGGCGCGGCAGGCGAACTCAACACGATGCGCCTGCTGGAGGACGTCCCCTGCCGTCTGGTGGTCCGAAGCGTGTACGATCCTGATAACATATTGTGGTCCAGAGACCTGATCGGACTGTTGGAACAAACCCGCCCCTCCGGGATCGCCTTGTTGCAGGAGTACCTCGACAGGCAGGACGAGTGGACGCTGTTCTTCAACTACAAGGGAGATGCGTTTTCGGGAACGTTCGTCGCCCTTTCGGTGACGATCAACGGCTGGACGATCTGGTTTCAGGGTTCCGATCTGTAA